One stretch of Pyrenophora tritici-repentis strain M4 chromosome 4, whole genome shotgun sequence DNA includes these proteins:
- a CDS encoding BTB domain containing protein, translating to MAATSKQPVPPTLVSTVTGEIATVVVGPSKKRHLIHKDLICHHSGYFRKAYDRQKGLWKNPDQIFTLEDVDVDVFNLFVHWLYTQDIPCNTYAEIYHMMGWNNGDQVNFKDILLKARTFGHRFLAVGFRRVVHNIYVEGCKIKAIE from the coding sequence ATGGCAGCTACATCTAAACAACCTGTCCCGCCAACGCTAGTGTCCACAGTCACCGGCGAAATCGCTACGGTTGTCGTCGGCCCCTCGAAGAAGCGACACCTAATTCACAAGGACCTCATCTGCCACCACTCGGGGTACTTCCGCAAAGCGTATGACAGACAGAAAGGACTATGGAAGAATCCGGACCAGATTTTCACGCTCGAAGATGTCGATGTAGATGTGTTTAACCTCTTTGTGCACTGGCTATACACCCAAGACATACCCTGCAATACGTATGCGGAGATATATCATATGATGGGGTGGAACAACGGTGATCAAGTCAACTTTAAGGATATTTTGCTGAAAGCGCGGACTTTTGGTCATCGCTTCTTAGCGGTGGGTTTTCGTCGCGTTGTTCATAACATCTATGTGGAGGGATGTAAGATTAAAGCGATCGAGTAG